The Streptomyces sp. B3I8 nucleotide sequence GGGCGTCCTCGCCGATCTCCGTGTGCACGAGGTCGACTCGGATGTCGCTGCCCAGTAGTTGCTCGATGCGGGGGTAGTCGTCCTCGGCGGAGTGGCCCGGGTAGAGGAGTCCGAGTGCGGTCATGCCCGACCTTTCTGTGGTGGTGTGGGTTGTACGGGTACCCCGGGGTTGAGGGCGCATCCTCCGGGGCGCGGGGGGAGTTTTCACCCCCGCGCCCCGGCCCTTCCCGTCACCACAAGGGGCTCCGCCCCTTTGACCCCGGGAGAGCGCGGGTGAGAGCTTCTCGCGCCTGCGCGGCGGTAGCGGTAGCGGTAGCGGTAGCGGTAGCCCCAGATTCAGTACGGCCCCGCGCCCCTTACGGGGCGCCCCCTGGCGTCCCCGCCGAGTTCCCCCGTCCACCGATCAACCCGCGCCATAAAAAATTCGTACGCATGACTTTCTTGCGCTTGGGTAGCGGCGGGCCCATGGCCTCCCCACCTTTGCACAGTGCACGCATACCCCGGCCCAGTAGGCGGACGCTGCTCGCCGGTGCCGCCGGCCTCGTCGTGCCGGTCGCCGCCGGTTGCAGCCGGGTCGCGACGGCCTCGACCAGCGGCGGAGGCGAACTCCTGGACCGACTGAGAGCCCAGGGGGTCGTTCGGCTGGGAATCGCCGGTGAGATCCCCTTCGGCTACATCGACAAGAACGGCGACCTGACCGGCGAGGCACCGGAGCTGGCCAGAGTGATCTTCAAACGCCTCGGCGTCGACCGCGTCCAGGCCGTGCCGACGGAGTTCGGCTCGCTGATCCCGGGACTGAACTCGCAGCAGTTCGACGTCGTCTCCGCGGGGATGTACATCAACCCCGAACGCTGCGAGCAGGTGATCTTCGCCGATCCCGACTACCAGATGCTGGACTCCTTCGTCGTCCGCAAGGGCAACCCCAAGGGGCTGCACAACTACCAGGACGTCGTGAAGAAGAAGGCGAAGTTCGCCACCGGCACCGGATACGCGGAGATCGCCTACGCGGTGGGGGCCGGTTACAAGGAGAGCGACATCCTGATCGTCCCGGACCAGGTGGCCGGGATGAACGCCGTGGAGGCGGGCCGCGCCGACGTGTTCGCGGCGACGGCGGTCACCGCCCGCCAGGTCGTGCGGAAGTCCCGCAAGGCCGAGGCGACCGAGGCCTTCAAACCGCTCGTCGACGGCAAACCGCACGTCGACGGCGGCGGATTCGCCTTCCGGCCCACCGAGACCAGGCTGCGCGACGCCTTCAACGCGGAGCTGCGCAAGCTCAAGGAGAGCGGTGAACTGCTCCGGATCATCAAGCCGTTCGGCTTCACGAAGGACGAGATGACCGGCATGACCGCGAAGGAGCTCTGCGGCCGATGACCTCCGGTCTGTGGGAACTCGTCCTGAAGGGCATCTGGGTCACGGTCCAGCTCCTCTTCCTCAGCGCGCTGCTGGCCACCGGCGTCTCCTTCGTCGTCGGCATCGCCCGCACCCACCGGCTGTGGATCGTCCGCTTCCTCGCGGGCTTCTACACCGAGGTGTTCCGCGGGACCTCCGCGCTCATCATGATCTTCTGGGTGTTCTTCGTACTGCCGCCCGCGTTCGGCTGGCAGCTCGTGCCCCTGTGGGCCGGCACGCTCGCGCTCGGCCTGACCTACGGGGCGTACGGCGCCGAGATCGTGCGCGGCGCCCTGACCGCCGTCGACCCGGCGCAGCGCGAGGGCGGCGTGGCGCTCAACTTCACACCCTGGCAGCGGACGCGCAAGATCCTGCTGCCGCAGGCCGTGCCGGAGATGATCCCGCCCTTCTCCAACCTGCTGATCGAGCTGCTCAAGGGCACTGCGCTGGTGTCCGTCATGGGCATGGGCGATCTGACGTTCAGCGCCAAGCTGGTGCGGCTCGCGCTGCAGGAGAGCGCGGAGATCTACACGTACATCCTGGTCATCTACTTCGTGATCGCCTTCCTGCTCACGCGCGTCATGCGCCGGCTCGAACGGAATCTGAAGGCCGGACTCGGGCAGGGGCCGACGCGGCCGTCGCGGTTCGCGCTGAGACGCGACACAGCGGGCGCCTCGGGCGTGTCCACGCCGACCGGTACAGGAACTACAGGTACCGCCGGCGTGCGCGCCGGGGTCGGAGGTGACTCGTGACGTGGGACTGGGGCGCCGTCGCCGACTTCATGCCGCATTTCTGGGACGGGCTGCTGGTCACCCTGAAGTCCCTCGCCCTCGGCTCGCTGATCTCGTTCGCCCTGGGGCTGGTGTGGGCGCTTCTGATGCGCACGCCGACCCGCTGGGTGCGCTGGCCGGTCGGGGTGGTCACGGAGTTCATCCGCAACACCCCGCTGCTGGTGCAGCTCTTCTTCCTGTTCTACGTGCTGCCCGAGTGGGGCCTGACCTTCTCCGCGCTGACCACCGGGGTCGTCGCGATCGGCCTGCACTACTCGACGTACACCATGCAGGTGTACCGGGCCGGCATCGAGGCCGTCCCCCTCGGGCAGTGGGAGGCGGCCACCGCGCTGAACCTGCCGCTGCGCCGCACGTGGACCGCGGTGATCCTGCCGCAGGCGATCCGCCGGGTGGTGCCCGCGCTGGGCAACTACGTGATCTCGATGCTCAAGGACACGCCGCTGCTCATGGCGATCACCGTCCTGGAGATGCTCGGCCAGGCGCGGCTGTTCTCCCAGGAGCACTTCCAGTTCACCGAGCCGCTGACCGTGATCGGCGTGGCCTTCATCCTCATCTCCTACCCCGCCTCCCTCCTCCTGCGAGCCCTGGAGCGACGTCTTGTCCGCTGACACCCCCCTGATGAAGGAACCCGACGCGCACGCCAACCCGCCGGTCGACGGCGGCGAGCTGATCCGGTTCGACCAGGTCACCAAGCGCTTCGGCGACAACACCGTCCTCGACCGGCTCGACTTCTCGGTCGACTCCGGCCGGCACGTGACGCTGATCGGCCCGTCCGGCTCCGGCAAGACGACGATCCTGCGCCTGCTGATGACCCTGACCCGCCCCGACGAGGGCACGATCACGGTCAACGGCGACTGCCTCACCCACGAGGAACGGAACGGCAGGCTCGTCCCGGCCCGCGAGAAGCACATACGCGAGGTCCGCAAGAACATCGGCATGGTGTTCCAGCACTTCAACCTGTTCCCGAACATGAGCGTGCTGCGGAACATCACCGAGGCCCCGGTGACCGTGCTCGGCATGTCCAAGGACGAGGCCGAGGCGCGGGCGCGGGAGCTGCTGGAGCTGGTGGGCCTGTCCGACAAGGCGGACGCCTACCCGACCCGGCTGTCCGGCGGGCAGCAGCAGCGGGTGGCGATCGCGCGGGCGCTGGCCATGCGGCCGCAGGTGCTGCTGCTCGACGAGGTGACCTCCGCGCTCGACCCGGAGCTGGTCGCGGGCGTGCTGGACGTGCTGCGTGACATCGCGCGCTCCACGGACATCACGATGCTCTGCGTGACGCACGAGATGGGCTTCGCGCGGGACATCTCCGACCAGGTGCTGATGTTCGACTCCGGCCGTGTCATCGAGTCGGGCCCGCCGGACAGGATCTTCGGCGAACCCGAGCACGCGCGTACGAGGGAATTCCTCAGCGCGGTGCTGTGACCGTGTCCCGCCCGGGTCCTCGTACGGGTCCCTCGTACGGGTCCCTCGTACGGAACCCGTACGGGGACCCGCGCGCCCCCACGGACTTCGGCGTCGTCCGCTTCCCGACCCCCCGTTCGGCCCTGTCGTGGACGGCAGCCGACCGTCCGGAGAATGGCCCGAAGCGCAGGGGGAGCCGTGGCGCCGACCCAGGAACCGACCACCCAGGAACCGACCGCCCCGTACCGTTCGGCCCAGGACGCGCTGCGCGTCCTGGAGTCCGTCTCCCGGCGCCCCGCCGGGGTCACCGCCGCGGAACTGGCCCGCCGCACAGGCCTGACCGGAGACCGGCTGAGCGCGCTGTTGCGCATGCTCAGCGAGGAGGCCTACGTCGTCCGGACCGCCGACGGCGCCTACGTCACCGGCGCCGCGCTCCGCCGGCTGGGCGCCGCACACGGCCGCGACCGGGCGGTGCGCGAGAAGCTCCAGCACACCCTGGACCGGCTGCGCGACTGTGCCGGCGCGGCGATCTACGTCAGCCGTTACCTCGACGGCGAGGTCCACGTCACCCAGTGCGCGCAGAGTGCGTCCGCGCCGGCGGTGCACGAGTGGGTCGACTTCCGCTCCGCAGCCCACGCCGGCGCGATCGGCAAGAGCCTGCTCGGCCAGCTCGACGTGGGCGGCCGCCGCGACCACCTCGCCCGGCACCGGCCGGCCCGGCTCACCTCGCGGACCATCACCAGCGAGCGCGCGCTGCTCTCCCGGCTCGCCGCCCAGCCGCCGACGGTTTTGGCCCTCGACCTCCAGGAGTACGCCGTCGGCACGGTCTGCGCGGCGGTGCCGATCACCGTGGGTTCCAGGGTGGGCTGCCTGGCCCTGTCGCTCCCGGCAGAGCAGGCGCACCGGCTGCTCCAGGCGGCGGAACGTCTGAACCGGGGCGCGGTGCCGGTTCTGCTCTCCCTGACGATCTGACGACCGAGCGGGTCCGCCGCCCGGGTCCTGGTCGGCAGCACCCCCGCGGACCAGGTACTATTTTCTCCGTCGCCGGAACGCGTGAGCGTGAAGGCGGGAGTCATGCGCCGCTAGCTCAGTTGGTTAGAGCAGCTGACTCTTAATCAGCGGGTCCGGGGTTCGAGTCCCTGGCGGCGCACCGAAGAGAGGCCCCTCGCCCACGGCGGGGGGCCTCTTTCGTACTGCCGATCGCGCCGAGTCCTCGCGCTTGCCGATCACGCCGGCCCTCTCGCTCCCCTCCCCCTCACGCGTCCTCCCCTCACTCGTCCTCCCTCGCGCCGGCCCTCGCGTCAGCCCTCCAGTTCCGCCATCCTCCGCCCTCGCAGCCACTCCGCGATCTCCGCCACGTAGGCGATCCGCGTCACCCGCACCGCGCGCACCTCCAGGCCCACCTCCTCCACGTCCTGCGCCACCCACCTGGTCAGCGCGTCCCCCAGCGCCCCGGCGTCCCGCAGGGTCACCCCGCCCCGCGCGGCCGAGCCGCCCACCGGGACCTGCGGCACCAGCCGGGCCAGCGCCGCCTCGACGCACTCCGCCAGGTACCGCCGGCGCCCCTCGGCTCCGCGCAGCGCCCGCGCGGAGCCGCGGAGCCGCCAGGTCACCAGGACCGACACCGACAGCTCCAGCCCGTTCGCGTCGCACACCGGCACCGGCTCGCTGCGCCAGTGCCGCAGCCGCGGGCCGACTCGGCGCCGTACCCGGGCCCGCCCCGCGCGCCCGCGCGCGAGCCCCACGAGGCCGACGGCACCGAGCGCCCCCGCCCCTGCGTACGCCGCCCACTGCGCGGGCCCGAGCCCCGTCCCCGCGGGCCAGACCGGACCGGCGAGCGGTGGGAGCACACCGGCCCACCAGGACGTGAGCACGCACCCCGTCGCCCCGCAGACCCCGGCCAGCACACCGAGCGCGCCGGGTCGCAGCCGGACCGGCCGCCCGTCCTCACCGGCCGACGGGACCGCTGCCACCGGGGGTGCCGGCGACACCGCCGCCACCGAGGACGCCGACGGCAGCGATCGGGGCCGCACCCCCGACGCCGCGAACACCGCCCGGACCGGCCCGCCCGTGGCCGCCCCGGCCGGCCCGGACGCCTCCGGCGCCTCCACCGGCGCCGCGCCCCCGGGATCGTCCCGGAAGAGCAGATGGACGGGGATCTCCAGGGTGGACTCGCCATGGATGACCCGTCCGTGCCGCGCGGGCCCCTCCGTCCGGGAAGTCGTCGTACTCATCGATGCCCTCCAAGCCTCCGCGCCGGAAGTTGCGCCGTACGGGGTGCGCTCCGCGTCCGCGCGGTCCGCCCGGCTGCCGGAAGGACGAGTTCCGGTGCCGCGGACATGCCCTCTCCGCACCACGGCCAGTGTTCCGGCGGTCCGGACGAACCGCACGTCCACCGGGCGAACGGCGTACGCGCCCGCCGGTGGTCCGGAGCACCCCGCGGCGTCCGGTAAAGTTTTCGGGGTCAGCGGGCGCCGCTAGCTCAGTTGGTTAGAGCAGCTGACTCTTAATCAGCGGGTCCGGGGTTCGAGTCCCTGGCGGCGCACGACCGGAAAGGCCCCCCGTGGGAGCGGGGGGCCTTTCCGTATGCCCCGGCAGGCACGCGCCCGGTCGGCTCAGCGCGCGTTGCCCGCGCGCAGCCAGGCGAGGTAGTCGGCGGCCGCCCGCTCGGTGTCGTACTCGGGCCGGTACCCGGTGTCCTGCCGCAGCCGGTCGATGTCGAGGACCATGTGCGGCCCGCCGCCCCCGGCGGGGACGTCGACCCGGGCGTCCGGGACCACCTTCCTGATCGCCTCGACGATCTCGGCGTTGGTCGTGGCCCGCCCCG carries:
- the ehuB gene encoding ectoine/hydroxyectoine ABC transporter substrate-binding protein EhuB; amino-acid sequence: MASPPLHSARIPRPSRRTLLAGAAGLVVPVAAGCSRVATASTSGGGELLDRLRAQGVVRLGIAGEIPFGYIDKNGDLTGEAPELARVIFKRLGVDRVQAVPTEFGSLIPGLNSQQFDVVSAGMYINPERCEQVIFADPDYQMLDSFVVRKGNPKGLHNYQDVVKKKAKFATGTGYAEIAYAVGAGYKESDILIVPDQVAGMNAVEAGRADVFAATAVTARQVVRKSRKAEATEAFKPLVDGKPHVDGGGFAFRPTETRLRDAFNAELRKLKESGELLRIIKPFGFTKDEMTGMTAKELCGR
- the ehuC gene encoding ectoine/hydroxyectoine ABC transporter permease subunit EhuC, which encodes MTSGLWELVLKGIWVTVQLLFLSALLATGVSFVVGIARTHRLWIVRFLAGFYTEVFRGTSALIMIFWVFFVLPPAFGWQLVPLWAGTLALGLTYGAYGAEIVRGALTAVDPAQREGGVALNFTPWQRTRKILLPQAVPEMIPPFSNLLIELLKGTALVSVMGMGDLTFSAKLVRLALQESAEIYTYILVIYFVIAFLLTRVMRRLERNLKAGLGQGPTRPSRFALRRDTAGASGVSTPTGTGTTGTAGVRAGVGGDS
- the ehuD gene encoding ectoine/hydroxyectoine ABC transporter permease subunit EhuD, which produces MTWDWGAVADFMPHFWDGLLVTLKSLALGSLISFALGLVWALLMRTPTRWVRWPVGVVTEFIRNTPLLVQLFFLFYVLPEWGLTFSALTTGVVAIGLHYSTYTMQVYRAGIEAVPLGQWEAATALNLPLRRTWTAVILPQAIRRVVPALGNYVISMLKDTPLLMAITVLEMLGQARLFSQEHFQFTEPLTVIGVAFILISYPASLLLRALERRLVR
- the ehuA gene encoding ectoine/hydroxyectoine ABC transporter ATP-binding protein EhuA, which encodes MKEPDAHANPPVDGGELIRFDQVTKRFGDNTVLDRLDFSVDSGRHVTLIGPSGSGKTTILRLLMTLTRPDEGTITVNGDCLTHEERNGRLVPAREKHIREVRKNIGMVFQHFNLFPNMSVLRNITEAPVTVLGMSKDEAEARARELLELVGLSDKADAYPTRLSGGQQQRVAIARALAMRPQVLLLDEVTSALDPELVAGVLDVLRDIARSTDITMLCVTHEMGFARDISDQVLMFDSGRVIESGPPDRIFGEPEHARTREFLSAVL
- a CDS encoding IclR family transcriptional regulator, with protein sequence MARSAGGAVAPTQEPTTQEPTAPYRSAQDALRVLESVSRRPAGVTAAELARRTGLTGDRLSALLRMLSEEAYVVRTADGAYVTGAALRRLGAAHGRDRAVREKLQHTLDRLRDCAGAAIYVSRYLDGEVHVTQCAQSASAPAVHEWVDFRSAAHAGAIGKSLLGQLDVGGRRDHLARHRPARLTSRTITSERALLSRLAAQPPTVLALDLQEYAVGTVCAAVPITVGSRVGCLALSLPAEQAHRLLQAAERLNRGAVPVLLSLTI
- a CDS encoding SPFH domain-containing protein — protein: MSTTTSRTEGPARHGRVIHGESTLEIPVHLLFRDDPGGAAPVEAPEASGPAGAATGGPVRAVFAASGVRPRSLPSASSVAAVSPAPPVAAVPSAGEDGRPVRLRPGALGVLAGVCGATGCVLTSWWAGVLPPLAGPVWPAGTGLGPAQWAAYAGAGALGAVGLVGLARGRAGRARVRRRVGPRLRHWRSEPVPVCDANGLELSVSVLVTWRLRGSARALRGAEGRRRYLAECVEAALARLVPQVPVGGSAARGGVTLRDAGALGDALTRWVAQDVEEVGLEVRAVRVTRIAYVAEIAEWLRGRRMAELEG